The following are from one region of the Stanieria sp. NIES-3757 genome:
- a CDS encoding phosphopantothenoylcysteine decarboxylase/phosphopantothenate/cysteine ligase — translation MTNWDFSPPPESDLADREVALEGTHLQGKRIALLVTGSIATMKAPFVARALRRQGADVVAFASPEALRYTTIDTLEWSTTNQVVTKLTAAAEHLSDADPFAAYLVAPATYNTINKMRYGIADGVISSTLGSAIGRMERGKTQILITPTMHGSLHNSILTDSLQQLQAMGVKIIPPRIDYGKNNLPAEEEIVSAVCRAVSNSSLQRVRILVTGGATPVPIDNVRFLTNRFTGQLGIEIAKELYLRGANVKLIHGKTSFLPPAYLPQQIISTYTEYREQVIAELASEPYRFGIFSAAVADYQPETVFPGKIPSGVLKTINLVPTAKVIAEVRAKFPHLEMVTFKYQENISHEQLMSIAYERLEQGYQVVIANRGEEKGINGEQIAYLVTNQGKPQKMISKPGIAKAIADYLEIKLNSFLDKK, via the coding sequence ATGACAAATTGGGATTTTAGTCCGCCACCAGAATCGGATTTAGCCGACAGAGAAGTAGCCTTAGAAGGAACTCATCTCCAAGGAAAAAGAATTGCATTATTAGTTACTGGTAGCATTGCTACCATGAAAGCACCCTTCGTTGCCCGTGCTTTACGTCGTCAGGGTGCTGATGTCGTTGCTTTTGCTTCTCCTGAAGCTCTTAGATATACTACCATTGATACTTTGGAGTGGAGTACTACTAATCAAGTTGTTACCAAATTAACTGCTGCTGCCGAACATTTGAGCGATGCTGATCCTTTTGCTGCCTATTTAGTTGCTCCAGCTACCTACAATACGATTAATAAAATGCGCTACGGTATTGCTGATGGGGTAATTAGTTCGACTTTGGGTTCAGCAATTGGCAGAATGGAGAGGGGAAAAACTCAAATTTTGATTACTCCAACTATGCATGGTAGTCTTCATAATTCAATTTTGACTGATTCGCTTCAGCAGCTACAAGCAATGGGAGTCAAAATCATACCACCTCGGATTGATTATGGAAAGAACAATCTTCCTGCTGAAGAGGAAATAGTTAGTGCCGTGTGTCGAGCGGTTAGTAATTCATCTCTTCAAAGAGTTAGAATTTTGGTTACAGGCGGAGCTACACCTGTTCCTATTGATAATGTTCGTTTTCTGACTAATCGTTTTACTGGTCAACTGGGAATAGAAATCGCCAAAGAATTATATCTTCGAGGAGCAAATGTTAAGTTAATTCACGGAAAAACTAGTTTTTTACCTCCTGCTTATCTTCCTCAGCAAATTATTAGTACATATACCGAATATCGGGAACAAGTTATAGCCGAATTAGCCAGTGAACCTTATCGTTTTGGTATTTTTTCCGCAGCGGTAGCTGATTATCAACCAGAAACAGTTTTTCCTGGCAAAATTCCTAGTGGTGTATTAAAAACTATTAATCTTGTTCCTACTGCCAAAGTAATTGCCGAAGTAAGAGCAAAATTTCCTCATCTTGAAATGGTGACTTTTAAGTATCAAGAAAATATCAGTCACGAACAATTAATGAGTATTGCCTATGAAAGATTAGAGCAAGGTTATCAAGTTGTAATAGCTAATCGTGGCGAAGAAAAAGGCATCAACGGCGAACAGATTGCTTATTTAGTTACTAATCAAGGAAAGCCCCAGAAAATGATTTCCAAACCTGGTATTGCTAAAGCGATCGCGGATTATTTAGAAATTAAATTAAACTCTTTTCTAGATAAGAAGTGA
- a CDS encoding aldo/keto reductase, with amino-acid sequence MKTLQLPSGRKIPILGQGTWRMGETASQKQAEIDALRLGIDLGMTLIDTAEMYGEGGAEKVVAEAISGRRDRVFLVSKFYPYNASYQGVINACDRSLSRLKTDYLDLYLLHWRGSIPLSETLEALQHLKQAGKILDYGVSNFDVDDMEEALSLPGGKAIATNQVLYNLMRRGIEWDLLPWCKDLHIPIMAYSPVEQKAFINHPKLRAIAKQHHATPTQIALNWLLKQDNIISIPKATNPNHVRENRAALDINLTEENIEEIDRIFPPPNRKQTLAMR; translated from the coding sequence ATGAAAACACTACAGCTACCATCGGGAAGAAAAATACCTATACTCGGACAGGGAACATGGCGCATGGGGGAAACAGCCAGTCAGAAACAGGCGGAGATAGATGCTTTGCGTTTGGGAATAGATTTAGGTATGACTCTGATCGATACTGCTGAAATGTATGGTGAAGGTGGTGCAGAAAAGGTAGTTGCAGAAGCAATTTCAGGTCGTCGGGATCGGGTATTTTTAGTTAGTAAATTTTATCCTTATAATGCCAGTTATCAAGGTGTAATTAATGCTTGCGATCGCTCTTTATCCAGACTGAAAACAGATTATTTAGATTTATACTTACTCCACTGGCGCGGATCGATTCCGCTATCGGAAACTTTAGAAGCATTACAACATCTCAAACAAGCAGGAAAAATTTTAGATTACGGTGTAAGTAACTTCGATGTCGATGATATGGAAGAGGCATTATCTCTACCTGGAGGAAAAGCCATCGCTACTAATCAAGTTCTCTATAACTTAATGCGTCGCGGTATTGAATGGGATTTATTACCTTGGTGCAAAGATCTTCATATTCCCATCATGGCTTATTCTCCCGTAGAACAAAAGGCTTTTATCAACCATCCTAAGTTAAGAGCGATTGCCAAACAACATCATGCTACCCCAACTCAAATCGCTCTGAATTGGTTATTAAAACAAGATAATATTATCTCTATTCCCAAAGCTACCAATCCCAACCACGTTAGGGAAAACCGTGCAGCTTTAGATATTAATTTAACAGAAGAAAATATTGAGGAGATTGATCGCATCTTTCCTCCACCAAATCGCAAGCAAACCCTAGCTATGAGATAG
- a CDS encoding 8-amino-7-oxononanoate synthase → MTLLNETWNGKNNTNISLTSNSRLNGLGSVPNTEVIEGWLIDKIAEMLALEPNQIDVQQDFSEYGLDSVEAINLSGELENYLGCRLSPTLLWDYPNIETLAQYLADTTTGSKSNSANFSNTTEEVQTGNGRNSFHSLSQQEPEEQLNIPPEYYRFESFPEYQKLQLQIQQVEALGNGNPFFIPQEQVVNDKTIIDGRELINFATYNYIGMCGDRSVSQAAQDAIERYGTSACASRLIAGEKPIHRQLEQAIADFIGTESSIVFVGGHATNVTTIGHLFGSNDLIVYDALSHNSILQGCFLSGASLVAFPHNDFVALEEILRDRRERYQRVLIAIEGVYSTDGDIANLPKFIELKKRYKTFLMVDEAHSIGTIGKTGRGIGEYFNVNPHDVDLWMGTLSKSFASCGGYIAGSHALVEYLKYTAPGFVFSVGMSPPNAAATLAAINVLKAEPERVAILQARAKLFLDLAKERGLNTGMSQNSPVIPIIVGNSLKSIQLSQNLFKRGINVPFMIYPSVPQNEARLRFFVTCNHTEAQIQLTVDTLAEEIAKL, encoded by the coding sequence ATGACACTATTAAATGAAACCTGGAATGGAAAAAATAATACAAATATATCTTTGACTAGTAATAGTAGATTAAATGGTCTTGGTTCTGTTCCGAATACAGAAGTGATTGAAGGCTGGTTAATTGATAAAATTGCGGAAATGTTGGCTCTAGAACCCAATCAAATCGATGTTCAACAAGATTTTAGTGAATATGGTTTGGATTCAGTAGAAGCGATCAATCTTTCAGGTGAGTTGGAGAATTACTTAGGCTGTCGCCTCTCCCCAACTCTATTGTGGGATTATCCTAATATTGAAACTCTTGCTCAGTATTTAGCCGACACTACTACTGGCAGTAAATCTAATTCAGCTAATTTCAGTAACACGACTGAGGAAGTTCAAACAGGTAATGGGCGGAATAGTTTTCATTCTCTTTCCCAACAAGAACCAGAAGAGCAATTAAATATTCCTCCAGAATATTATCGCTTTGAATCTTTTCCCGAATACCAAAAACTACAATTACAAATTCAACAAGTTGAGGCGTTAGGAAATGGCAATCCTTTCTTTATTCCTCAAGAACAAGTAGTCAATGATAAAACCATTATTGATGGTCGAGAATTAATTAATTTTGCTACTTATAATTATATCGGGATGTGTGGCGATCGCAGCGTCTCTCAAGCAGCCCAAGATGCCATTGAACGCTACGGTACTTCTGCCTGTGCTAGTCGTCTCATTGCTGGAGAAAAGCCTATTCATCGTCAATTAGAACAAGCGATCGCAGACTTTATTGGTACTGAATCTAGTATTGTTTTTGTAGGTGGTCATGCTACCAATGTAACTACCATCGGTCATTTATTTGGCAGCAACGATCTGATTGTGTATGATGCCTTGAGCCACAATAGTATTCTTCAAGGTTGTTTTCTGTCGGGAGCAAGTTTAGTTGCCTTTCCTCATAATGACTTTGTAGCTTTAGAAGAAATTTTGCGCGATCGCCGAGAGCGTTATCAACGGGTCTTAATTGCGATCGAAGGTGTTTATAGTACCGATGGTGATATTGCTAATCTACCTAAATTTATTGAGTTGAAAAAACGCTATAAAACTTTCTTAATGGTAGATGAAGCCCATTCGATTGGCACTATCGGTAAAACTGGACGTGGAATCGGAGAATACTTTAATGTCAATCCCCACGATGTCGATCTTTGGATGGGTACATTAAGCAAATCTTTTGCTAGCTGTGGCGGTTATATTGCTGGTTCTCACGCCTTGGTGGAATATCTGAAATATACTGCTCCTGGGTTTGTTTTTAGTGTGGGAATGTCACCTCCCAATGCGGCAGCTACTTTAGCAGCAATTAATGTCTTAAAAGCTGAACCCGAAAGAGTAGCAATTCTACAGGCTAGAGCCAAGTTATTTCTCGATTTAGCTAAAGAACGGGGATTAAACACAGGAATGAGCCAGAACTCTCCTGTTATTCCGATTATTGTGGGAAATTCTTTGAAATCAATCCAACTTTCTCAAAATTTGTTTAAACGGGGCATTAATGTTCCTTTTATGATTTATCCTTCTGTACCTCAAAATGAGGCGCGTTTGCGGTTTTTTGTCACTTGCAATCATACTGAAGCACAAATTCAGTTGACGGTAGATACTCTAGCAGAAGAGATAGCAAAACTTTAA
- a CDS encoding transposase, giving the protein MVVSNNVYGAVDAVTFEAFIANQLVPKLWKNACVVMDNAKIHLGETIRELIEQAGAKLIYLSPYSPEFSPIENFWSKVKACLRKVKPRNYQDLINAITDSMLKVTKDDIRNWFTHCCYCTS; this is encoded by the coding sequence GTGGTTGTATCTAATAATGTTTATGGTGCAGTTGATGCAGTAACATTTGAAGCATTTATTGCTAATCAATTAGTCCCAAAGCTCTGGAAAAATGCTTGTGTGGTAATGGACAATGCCAAAATTCATTTGGGAGAAACTATTAGAGAATTAATTGAACAAGCAGGGGCTAAATTAATTTATTTATCCCCTTATTCTCCAGAATTTTCACCTATCGAAAATTTTTGGTCTAAAGTCAAAGCTTGTTTAAGAAAAGTTAAACCAAGAAACTATCAAGACTTAATTAATGCGATAACTGATTCAATGCTGAAAGTCACAAAAGACGATATTCGGAATTGGTTTACTCACTGTTGCTACTGTACCTCATAA
- a CDS encoding Radical SAM domain protein, with protein sequence MRVLLIYPLFPKSFWSFEKTLRLVDRKVLLPPLGLITVAAILPQEWELKLVDRNIRSVSDSEWDWAELIIISGMIVQKEDLLTQIKEAKKRGKPVAVGGPYATTSPEEVEAVGTDYLVLDEGEITLPMFVKAIERGETKGIFRTPEKADVTKTPIPRYDLLEIDAYDSMSVQFSRGCPFQCEFCDIIVLYGRKPRTKTPQQLISELEHLYNLGWRGGVFMVDDNFIGNKRNVKLLLKELKVWMQAKDYPFSFDTEASVDLAQDPELMELMVDCSFKKVFLGIETPDESSLALTQKFQNTRDPLSESVDKITRAGLQVMAGFIIGFDGEKAGAGDRIVRFVEQTAIPIAMFSMLQALPHTALWHRLEKEGRLIDRGANINQTTLMNFIPTRPMEEIAQEYINGFWQLYDPERYLDRVYRYFMKLGIPKHSGKRRLDSKAVSAILTLFWRQGILRQTRWIFWRNLIKIMLHNIRLLPFYLIVCAYLEHFAEYREIVREQISNQLAQSISYRQPSKAA encoded by the coding sequence ATGAGAGTTTTATTGATTTATCCGTTATTTCCTAAAAGTTTTTGGTCTTTTGAAAAAACCCTACGTTTAGTAGACCGTAAAGTATTACTACCACCCCTAGGATTAATTACCGTAGCAGCAATTTTGCCTCAAGAATGGGAACTCAAACTGGTAGACCGCAATATTCGTTCAGTAAGCGATTCAGAATGGGATTGGGCAGAACTAATCATTATTTCTGGCATGATTGTTCAAAAAGAAGATTTATTAACTCAAATCAAAGAAGCTAAAAAAAGAGGAAAACCAGTAGCTGTAGGAGGTCCTTATGCTACCACATCACCCGAAGAAGTAGAAGCAGTAGGAACAGATTATTTAGTCCTAGATGAAGGGGAAATTACCCTGCCGATGTTTGTCAAAGCAATCGAACGAGGGGAAACCAAAGGCATCTTTAGAACTCCTGAAAAAGCCGACGTTACCAAAACGCCCATACCTCGCTACGATTTACTAGAAATTGATGCTTACGACAGTATGTCAGTTCAATTTTCCCGTGGCTGTCCTTTTCAGTGTGAATTTTGTGACATTATTGTTCTCTACGGACGCAAACCTCGAACCAAAACCCCACAACAATTAATCAGCGAATTAGAACATCTCTACAATCTGGGTTGGCGCGGTGGTGTATTTATGGTCGATGATAACTTCATTGGCAATAAACGCAACGTCAAATTGCTATTAAAAGAATTAAAAGTATGGATGCAAGCTAAAGACTATCCTTTCAGTTTTGATACAGAAGCTTCAGTCGATCTGGCACAAGATCCCGAATTAATGGAATTGATGGTTGATTGCAGCTTTAAAAAAGTCTTTCTCGGAATTGAAACACCCGATGAAAGTAGTTTAGCTTTGACTCAAAAATTTCAAAATACCCGCGATCCTCTCAGTGAATCAGTAGATAAAATTACTAGGGCAGGATTGCAAGTAATGGCAGGTTTTATCATTGGTTTTGATGGCGAAAAAGCAGGAGCAGGCGATCGCATTGTCCGTTTTGTCGAACAGACGGCGATTCCAATAGCAATGTTTAGTATGTTACAAGCTTTACCTCATACTGCGCTTTGGCATCGGTTAGAAAAAGAAGGCAGATTAATCGATCGAGGGGCAAATATTAATCAAACTACTTTGATGAATTTTATTCCTACTCGCCCAATGGAAGAAATTGCCCAAGAGTATATTAATGGTTTTTGGCAACTTTACGATCCAGAACGCTATCTTGACCGTGTTTATCGCTATTTTATGAAGTTAGGGATTCCTAAACATTCGGGTAAACGTCGTTTAGATTCCAAAGCTGTGTCGGCAATTTTAACTCTATTTTGGCGACAGGGAATTCTGCGTCAGACGCGCTGGATATTTTGGCGTAACTTAATCAAAATTATGCTGCATAATATCCGTTTGCTGCCTTTTTACCTCATTGTCTGTGCTTATTTAGAACACTTTGCCGAATATCGTGAAATTGTCCGCGAACAAATCAGTAATCAATTAGCTCAATCAATTTCTTATCGTCAACCCAGTAAGGCTGCTTAG
- a CDS encoding transposase: protein MQPYSIDFRQKIIEIYEQENISIRKLAQRFQVTKSFIQKLLKQYRETGELNPQKPGGSPPRKLQSEQLITLIEIIESNNDATLEELCELLEKKIKVRVSRATMGRITTQLNYSVKKNSTRSRKRKRSRPKKES from the coding sequence ATGCAACCTTACTCTATTGACTTTAGACAAAAAATAATTGAGATTTATGAACAAGAAAATATCTCAATTAGAAAACTGGCACAACGTTTTCAAGTAACGAAAAGCTTCATCCAAAAGCTGCTAAAACAATATCGAGAAACAGGAGAGCTTAATCCACAAAAACCAGGAGGAAGTCCCCCAAGGAAACTCCAGTCAGAACAACTAATCACTTTAATTGAAATAATTGAAAGTAATAACGATGCTACATTAGAAGAGTTGTGCGAGCTACTTGAAAAAAAGATAAAAGTAAGAGTGAGCCGAGCCACAATGGGAAGAATAACTACTCAATTAAACTATAGCGTAAAAAAAAACTCTACACGCAGCAGAAAAAGAAAGCGCTCGCGTCCAAAAAAAGAGAGTTGA